The following coding sequences are from one Triticum dicoccoides isolate Atlit2015 ecotype Zavitan chromosome 4A, WEW_v2.0, whole genome shotgun sequence window:
- the LOC119289275 gene encoding uncharacterized protein LOC119289275, translating into MARRRSSGGISSALSLGLAVMAVTWATSTAQQQQQQQQPPAVPSVSVPSCPPVQASLSPCVSYFIGNSSSPSDTCCVQMRALFQSQAPCLCAAVSAVPSQLGSVVGGLLPTACNLPPNACSAVTGTSGSAPAGGAAAPSSSGTPTDAAAAAPVTGPADANPAGTPSGGGVKSVPGTVDSAAVECKGTSAAVVVLAMAASFLVAASVF; encoded by the exons ATGGCCCGACGCCGGAGCAGCGGCGGCATCTCGTCCGCGCTGAGCCTGGGGCTCGCCGTGATGGCCGTCACATGGGCGACGTCCAcggcgcagcagcagcagcagcagcagcaaccgccGGCCGTGCCAAGCGTGAGCGTGCCGAGCTGCCCGCCGGTGCAGGCCTCGCTGTCGCCGTGCGTGAGCTACTTCATCGGCAACTCCTCGTCGCCGTCCGACACGTGCTGCGTCCAGATGCGGGCCCTGTTCCAGTCGCAGGCGCCCTGCCTCTGCGCCGCCGTGTCCGCCGTGCCGTCCCAGCTCGGGTCCGTGGTCGGCGGCCTGCTCCCCACCGCCTGCAACCTGCCCCCCAACGCCTGCTCCG CTGTGACAGGGACCTCGGGCTCTGCTCCGGCCGGTGGCGCAGCGGCGCCGTCGTCGTCAGGGACACCtactgatgctgctgccgccgcgcCGGTGACCGGTCCGGCTGATGCGAACCCGGCTGGTACGCCTTCCGGTGGTGGGGTGAAGTCGGTTCCGGGGACGGTAGATTCGGCTGCCGTTGAGTGCAAGGGGACCTCCGCTGCCGTCGTCGTCCTGGCCATGGCTGCCTCGTTCCTAGTAGCTGCTTCTGTTTT